In Planctomycetaceae bacterium, the following proteins share a genomic window:
- a CDS encoding sensor domain-containing diguanylate cyclase yields MTNQLNTRIIDAITPLVQQLNCLDIQQISKVCTEQLPKLIGARFVSLYLLDPASDMLYLETHNHTWLINNIISLNQENISPMIKAVREKELVIVKNTSDVADRFNDRFSDNYLTPTCIIAPLICNNRVVGVINLADKVNAEEFTHQDIATIELFRYLIGASIGNINMYEAVQVQARTDGLTGLSNHKTFYELLEKELRRCQRYGGQVSTIMVDIDNFKNINDTFGHRAGDAAIKKVTTKILACIRKIDIAARYGGDEFAVILPSSTIEDARTVAERIVKEVSAMPIMWEMNKIQLSVSVGVGQFDSSMTPEEITRCSDSALYAAKQAGKNTFKIFEMTKNG; encoded by the coding sequence ATGACAAACCAATTAAATACAAGAATCATTGACGCCATTACGCCTCTCGTCCAGCAGTTGAACTGCCTCGACATTCAGCAGATTAGCAAAGTCTGTACAGAGCAGCTCCCGAAACTCATCGGAGCGCGTTTTGTTTCTTTATATCTGCTCGACCCGGCCAGCGACATGCTCTATCTTGAAACGCACAATCACACCTGGCTAATCAACAATATCATATCGTTAAACCAGGAAAATATATCCCCTATGATAAAAGCCGTCCGTGAAAAGGAGTTGGTGATTGTAAAAAACACCTCTGACGTCGCGGACAGATTCAACGACAGGTTTTCTGACAATTATTTAACGCCAACGTGTATCATAGCACCCTTGATTTGCAACAATAGAGTCGTTGGCGTTATCAATCTTGCGGATAAAGTGAACGCCGAGGAATTTACACATCAGGACATTGCCACAATTGAATTGTTCAGGTATTTAATCGGCGCTTCGATTGGCAATATAAATATGTATGAAGCCGTACAGGTTCAGGCTCGCACTGACGGCCTAACCGGCCTTTCAAATCATAAAACATTTTATGAGTTGCTTGAAAAGGAGCTTCGACGCTGCCAGCGTTACGGCGGCCAGGTTTCCACAATAATGGTGGACATTGACAACTTCAAAAATATTAACGACACTTTCGGCCACCGCGCAGGCGATGCTGCGATTAAGAAGGTTACCACAAAGATTTTAGCCTGTATCCGTAAAATAGATATTGCCGCTCGTTACGGAGGCGATGAGTTCGCGGTTATTTTGCCCAGTTCAACAATAGAAGACGCACGAACAGTCGCGGAAAGAATAGTAAAGGAAGTGTCGGCTATGCCGATTATGTGGGAGATGAACAAGATTCAGCTTTCCGTGAGCGTCGGCGTCGGCCAGTTTGACAGCAGTATGACACCCGAGGAGATTACACGTTGTAGCGACAGTGCTCTTTATGCCGCCAAACAGGCCGGAAAAAACACCTTCAAAATTTTCGAGATGACAAAAAATGGTTAG
- a CDS encoding MerR family transcriptional regulator yields MLGIQQSEMRSESKGFTAPEKLYRIGDVVRCTPFSRQTIHNYTIMGLIKESSWTQGGHRLYDESVFEKLSRISEMRKTKTLGEIRDLL; encoded by the coding sequence ATGTTAGGTATCCAGCAGTCAGAGATGAGAAGCGAAAGTAAAGGCTTTACTGCTCCGGAAAAATTGTACCGCATCGGCGACGTTGTTCGATGCACTCCATTCTCACGCCAAACAATTCACAACTACACAATCATGGGTCTGATAAAAGAATCATCATGGACACAGGGTGGTCATCGCTTGTATGACGAAAGTGTTTTTGAGAAATTGTCGCGAATATCTGAAATGAGAAAGACAAAAACTTTAGGCGAAATTAGAGATTTGCTCTAA
- a CDS encoding MinD/ParA family protein, with protein MILTVASGKGGVGKTNITANLAICFAAAGKKVAVLDADFGLANLDIVFGVSSKYNLSHFVKGVKSLEEIALPVCDGVDIFCGLAGVEQLAQMTDFARERIVAALEGLADNYDVVLIDTAAGIGKSVLAFCLAGDHTILVGTPDPAAITDVYMLMKAMTLQKYKGRMSLLVNMAQNDTQGKKVYRQIAAAAAQFLDCRLNMAGVMLRDANVVSSVQKREPFVLACPKTAATKSLMAVAAKISRVPMTSHEQGFFKKVVNWFF; from the coding sequence ATGATTCTGACGGTGGCCAGTGGAAAAGGCGGCGTAGGTAAAACAAACATCACGGCGAACCTTGCGATATGTTTCGCAGCGGCAGGCAAAAAAGTTGCAGTGCTCGATGCGGATTTTGGTTTGGCTAATCTCGATATCGTATTCGGGGTGAGCAGTAAATATAATCTTTCTCATTTTGTCAAGGGTGTGAAAAGTCTCGAAGAAATAGCACTGCCTGTCTGTGATGGCGTTGATATCTTCTGCGGATTGGCGGGCGTTGAGCAGCTTGCTCAAATGACGGACTTTGCGCGTGAAAGAATTGTCGCGGCACTGGAAGGGCTGGCGGACAATTACGATGTTGTACTGATCGATACTGCGGCGGGCATTGGTAAATCTGTTTTGGCGTTTTGCCTTGCGGGCGACCATACGATTCTGGTAGGTACGCCTGACCCTGCGGCGATAACGGATGTTTATATGCTGATGAAAGCAATGACATTGCAGAAATATAAAGGGCGAATGAGCCTTTTGGTAAATATGGCACAGAACGATACGCAAGGTAAAAAAGTTTATAGGCAAATCGCGGCGGCGGCGGCACAGTTTTTGGATTGCCGGCTGAATATGGCCGGTGTGATGCTCCGCGACGCGAATGTTGTTTCGTCCGTTCAGAAACGAGAACCGTTCGTTCTTGCCTGCCCGAAAACGGCTGCGACAAAATCGCTAATGGCGGTCGCTGCGAAAATCAGCAGAGTGCCGATGACGTCGCACGAACAAGGTTTTTTCAAAAAAGTTGTTAATTGGTTTTTCTAA
- a CDS encoding FliA/WhiG family RNA polymerase sigma factor, translating to MPAIKKSSTEVDIDAIWKKYFKEKSEEYRNKLMEFYLPLVKYTAERIYVKLPDKVEVDDLVSAGLFGLMDAIAAFDPKRGVKFATYCTPRIRGAILDELRSMDWVPRLVRARAHQLGNATRTLESHLGRVPTEQEIAGELEMDMENFYRLQRDANAVGLVSLSNSLDSDGENDICEIDVIEDKKSEDPMTEAQKRDLKSLLGKGLSRAERLILVLYYYEEMTMKEIGATLDLSESRVSQMHSSIIARLKAQMSTRKKEFSQK from the coding sequence ATGCCAGCGATAAAAAAGTCATCAACAGAAGTCGATATCGACGCTATATGGAAAAAATACTTCAAGGAAAAGTCTGAGGAGTATCGCAATAAACTTATGGAATTTTATCTTCCACTTGTCAAATATACCGCAGAGAGAATCTATGTGAAACTGCCGGATAAAGTCGAAGTTGACGACCTTGTCAGCGCAGGGCTCTTCGGATTGATGGACGCAATCGCGGCATTCGACCCGAAACGAGGCGTAAAGTTCGCAACCTACTGCACGCCGAGAATCAGGGGCGCAATTCTTGACGAACTGCGGAGTATGGACTGGGTGCCAAGACTCGTTCGCGCAAGAGCCCATCAGCTCGGCAACGCGACCAGGACTTTGGAATCTCATCTGGGCAGAGTGCCGACAGAGCAGGAAATTGCCGGCGAACTCGAGATGGATATGGAAAATTTCTACCGGCTCCAGCGGGATGCAAATGCTGTCGGGCTTGTTTCTTTGAGCAATAGTCTGGATTCAGACGGCGAAAACGATATTTGTGAAATCGACGTAATTGAAGACAAAAAGAGCGAAGACCCAATGACAGAAGCTCAAAAGCGTGACCTTAAGTCGCTGCTGGGCAAGGGGTTGAGCAGAGCTGAAAGGCTTATTCTTGTTCTTTATTATTATGAAGAAATGACGATGAAGGAAATCGGAGCTACGCTGGATTTGTCTGAATCGAGAGTTTCGCAAATGCACTCATCTATTATCGCAAGGCTTAAAGCTCAAATGAGTACCAGAAAAAAAGAGTTTTCACAGAAATAG
- the dapF gene encoding diaminopimelate epimerase, whose protein sequence is MHFTKMHGLGNDYVYVNCFEEKVAEPAKTAIAVSDRHRGVGGDGMILIMPSNVADVKMRMFNADGSEAQMCGNGIRCVAKYSYEHNLVKGKKTSITVETGRGVLTLGLEINKNDKVENVCVNMGQPILEPAKIPVALDGEHIIETAIDVRNQRMLTTCVSMGNPHAVFFTDDMESINLEKIGPIIENHELFPQRVNAHFVRVNSKNDFTMATWERGSGITLACGTGACACCVAAVLTERCGRKVTAHLPGGDLQLEWSEKDNCVYMTGPAVEVFSGDWPV, encoded by the coding sequence ATGCATTTTACGAAAATGCACGGTTTGGGCAACGACTATGTATATGTCAACTGCTTTGAAGAAAAAGTGGCCGAGCCGGCAAAAACAGCGATAGCAGTCAGCGACAGGCACCGCGGTGTCGGCGGAGACGGTATGATTTTGATTATGCCTTCTAATGTCGCGGATGTAAAAATGCGAATGTTCAACGCCGACGGTTCCGAAGCACAGATGTGCGGCAATGGCATTCGCTGCGTTGCGAAATATTCTTATGAGCATAATTTGGTCAAAGGCAAAAAAACATCCATTACTGTCGAGACCGGCAGAGGTGTTTTGACGCTCGGACTTGAAATTAATAAAAACGATAAAGTCGAAAATGTCTGCGTGAATATGGGGCAGCCTATTTTAGAGCCGGCGAAAATTCCTGTTGCGCTCGACGGCGAACACATAATTGAAACCGCAATCGATGTTCGCAATCAGCGAATGCTGACGACCTGTGTTTCGATGGGCAATCCGCACGCGGTGTTTTTCACTGACGATATGGAATCGATTAATCTTGAAAAAATCGGACCCATAATAGAAAATCACGAACTGTTTCCGCAGCGAGTCAACGCTCATTTTGTCAGAGTAAATTCAAAAAACGATTTTACAATGGCCACGTGGGAGCGGGGCAGCGGTATTACGCTTGCCTGCGGAACGGGCGCTTGTGCTTGCTGCGTGGCGGCGGTGCTGACGGAACGGTGCGGCAGAAAAGTTACCGCGCATCTGCCCGGCGGCGATTTGCAGCTCGAATGGTCAGAGAAAGATAACTGCGTTTATATGACAGGGCCGGCGGTTGAAGTGTTCAGCGGCGATTGGCCGGTGTAA
- the queG gene encoding tRNA epoxyqueuosine(34) reductase QueG, translating to MGVEEKIKQKALSLGFDLVGITSAEKIDGGQIQKFRNWLQDGKSGQMQFLSRNPEKRFNPADILAGAKSVICTAVNYKVKQTDSGDTLKIASYALYPDYHTFIKDRLTLLADFLKSIDTNVKIKICVDSSPIAEKAVAMRAGLGFIGKNRLITNKQFGSFLLLGEIVTDMPLEPDNAIEKQECGKCRKCIEACPTGAISEDGFDARKCISYLTIEHKGEIDAELKSKMGKHLFGCEECLSACPYNEKSPVCDKKEFGFEAKKVNLTAEEILNWTEKDFDAFAKNSAIHRTGLEKIKRNALICKI from the coding sequence ATGGGCGTTGAAGAAAAAATTAAACAAAAAGCTCTATCTCTTGGTTTTGACCTTGTCGGTATTACCTCGGCTGAAAAAATCGACGGCGGGCAAATTCAAAAATTTCGCAACTGGCTACAAGACGGCAAAAGCGGCCAGATGCAGTTCCTTTCAAGAAATCCTGAAAAAAGATTCAATCCTGCAGATATTCTGGCCGGTGCGAAATCCGTAATTTGCACGGCGGTCAATTATAAGGTTAAACAAACCGATTCCGGCGATACGCTCAAAATAGCGTCTTATGCTCTTTATCCTGATTATCACACTTTTATTAAAGACAGACTTACTTTGCTTGCTGACTTTTTGAAGAGTATTGATACGAATGTAAAAATTAAAATTTGTGTCGATTCTTCTCCAATAGCGGAGAAGGCTGTTGCGATGCGGGCAGGTTTGGGGTTCATCGGGAAAAACAGATTAATCACAAACAAACAATTCGGTTCGTTTCTTTTGCTTGGCGAGATTGTTACTGATATGCCGTTAGAGCCTGATAACGCGATTGAAAAACAGGAATGCGGCAAGTGCAGAAAATGTATCGAGGCCTGTCCGACTGGTGCGATTAGTGAAGACGGCTTTGACGCACGAAAATGTATCAGCTATCTTACAATCGAACATAAAGGCGAAATCGACGCGGAATTGAAAAGTAAAATGGGAAAGCATCTTTTCGGGTGTGAAGAATGTTTGAGTGCTTGTCCTTATAATGAAAAGTCGCCAGTGTGCGATAAAAAAGAATTCGGGTTCGAGGCGAAGAAAGTAAATTTGACGGCAGAGGAAATACTTAACTGGACGGAAAAAGATTTTGATGCCTTTGCAAAAAATTCCGCAATACATCGTACCGGGTTAGAAAAAATAAAACGCAACGCACTGATTTGCAAAATTTGA
- a CDS encoding carboxymuconolactone decarboxylase family protein yields MSNAQEFYQNVPAAMEKTKKAASTTVTAFGSMFSKIMTDGAISLREKELIALSIGVAVHCPPCIYAHVRKCLDTGSTREQILEAAAVAVVMGGGPAYMHVMEVVEALDALGK; encoded by the coding sequence ATGTCAAACGCACAGGAATTTTATCAGAACGTACCGGCCGCAATGGAAAAAACGAAAAAAGCCGCATCTACAACGGTTACGGCTTTTGGCTCAATGTTCTCAAAAATAATGACCGATGGCGCAATTAGCCTTCGCGAAAAAGAATTAATCGCGTTGAGTATTGGTGTTGCCGTACATTGCCCTCCGTGCATTTACGCTCACGTTAGAAAATGCCTCGATACCGGCTCGACCAGAGAACAGATTCTCGAAGCTGCTGCCGTTGCGGTAGTAATGGGCGGCGGCCCCGCTTATATGCACGTTATGGAAGTTGTCGAAGCCCTCGACGCATTGGGAAAATAA
- the queF gene encoding preQ(1) synthase → MEQLKIELFDNPRPGRDYNISINCPEFTSVCPKTGQPDFGTIIIDYCPDKTCIELKSLKYYMQSFRNKGIFYEAVTNQILDDLVAACKPKRMKITSKFTPRGGITTEVTVQYPN, encoded by the coding sequence ATGGAACAGCTAAAAATTGAACTTTTTGACAATCCCCGCCCTGGGCGAGATTACAATATCTCGATTAACTGCCCGGAGTTCACGAGCGTATGCCCAAAAACCGGCCAGCCCGATTTCGGCACGATTATTATCGATTACTGTCCGGACAAGACGTGCATCGAGTTGAAAAGTCTGAAGTATTATATGCAGAGTTTCAGGAACAAGGGCATTTTTTACGAAGCTGTAACGAACCAGATTCTCGACGACCTCGTCGCCGCCTGCAAACCAAAACGTATGAAAATTACATCGAAGTTCACCCCGCGTGGCGGAATAACAACAGAAGTTACCGTCCAATATCCGAATTAA
- the queC gene encoding 7-cyano-7-deazaguanine synthase QueC, whose protein sequence is MKYTSKKAVILLSGGLDSSTTLAIAQSKGFDCYALTFRYGQRHSVEQKAAVKIAKFFGAKQLLIDINPAVFLHSALTDKSIKVPMGRKIDTSKIPVTYVPARNTLFLSYALAMAESVSAFDIFIGVNSTDYSGYPDCRPKYIKAYEKMANLATAAAVQKKGKYKIHTPIIKMTKSQIIKTGTKLGVDYSLTHSCYNPDKTGRACGRCDSCQLRLKGFADAKLKDPVEYAKR, encoded by the coding sequence ATGAAATATACAAGTAAAAAGGCTGTTATTCTGCTTAGCGGAGGTCTTGATTCAAGCACAACGCTGGCAATCGCCCAATCAAAGGGCTTTGACTGCTATGCGCTGACGTTTCGATATGGCCAGCGGCACAGCGTTGAGCAGAAAGCGGCTGTGAAAATCGCGAAATTTTTCGGCGCAAAGCAGTTGCTTATAGATATTAACCCGGCGGTGTTCCTGCATTCGGCATTGACGGATAAATCCATCAAAGTACCGATGGGCAGAAAAATAGACACATCGAAAATACCGGTAACTTATGTGCCGGCACGGAATACTCTGTTCTTGAGCTATGCTCTTGCGATGGCAGAATCGGTCAGTGCGTTCGATATTTTCATCGGCGTCAATTCTACGGATTATAGCGGGTATCCGGATTGCAGGCCGAAGTATATCAAGGCTTATGAAAAGATGGCGAATCTTGCTACTGCGGCTGCCGTTCAGAAAAAGGGCAAATATAAAATTCATACGCCAATTATTAAGATGACAAAATCGCAGATTATCAAAACAGGAACTAAGCTCGGCGTTGATTATTCGCTGACGCACAGTTGCTATAATCCAGACAAAACCGGCAGAGCGTGCGGAAGATGCGATTCGTGCCAGTTAAGATTAAAAGGCTTTGCAGATGCGAAACTTAAAGACCCGGTCGAATATGCAAAAAGATAA
- a CDS encoding 7-carboxy-7-deazaguanine synthase QueE — protein MRNLKTRSNMQKDKISISEIFYSIQGEGFLAGVPSVFIRIAGCPLRCKFCDTSYAADAKSGKKLSISQILTQIKKYPTKYIVITGGEPMVCQNLSLLCKALKKYHITIETAGIKFIGGLKCDLMSISPKLSNAYSKPGDKKTYLKIDELQKLISHYNYQLKFVVEKEKDAKEVNQILKKLKNLDSTKVMLMPQARKLADYMKRGELCAKLCKKCGFAFSPRLQITLWGNKKGK, from the coding sequence ATGCGAAACTTAAAGACCCGGTCGAATATGCAAAAAGATAAAATCAGTATTTCAGAAATATTTTATTCGATTCAGGGCGAAGGATTTTTGGCGGGCGTGCCGAGTGTCTTTATCCGCATTGCCGGTTGTCCGCTGCGATGCAAATTCTGCGATACATCTTATGCCGCTGATGCAAAATCAGGAAAAAAACTTTCCATCAGTCAAATACTCACGCAAATCAAAAAATATCCAACGAAATATATTGTAATCACCGGCGGCGAACCGATGGTTTGTCAGAATTTGTCTTTGCTTTGCAAGGCACTCAAAAAATACCACATCACAATCGAAACGGCAGGAATCAAATTCATCGGTGGCTTGAAATGCGATTTAATGAGCATCAGTCCGAAACTTTCCAATGCGTATTCGAAGCCAGGCGATAAAAAAACATATCTGAAAATTGACGAACTGCAAAAATTGATAAGCCATTATAATTATCAATTGAAATTTGTCGTCGAAAAAGAGAAGGATGCAAAAGAGGTTAATCAAATCCTTAAAAAGTTGAAAAACCTTGATTCCACCAAGGTTATGCTTATGCCGCAGGCGAGGAAACTGGCCGACTATATGAAACGAGGCGAACTTTGTGCAAAATTGTGCAAAAAGTGTGGATTTGCGTTTTCGCCAAGGCTTCAAATCACACTCTGGGGCAATAAAAAAGGAAAATAG
- the murC gene encoding UDP-N-acetylmuramate--L-alanine ligase, whose translation MEKKSPAEGKCYHFIGIGGVGTSALAAILMKEKAFVSGSDMQNSNLTERLTDDGAVVKIGHQAENLPEKLDGVIVSAAVKDDNPELLEARKRHIPIYKYAQMLGLVMDRYKGVAISGTHGKSTTTGWLVCVLKNLGIDPNFVVGADIMQYGVSSGVGNGDCFVAEACEYDRSFLNLRPQVGVILNVEPDHLDYYADIHEIVEAFGDFTNGIRPDGTLVAWGEDKNVAKLLSKFRRDKNILTFGLSDKFDYSAKDITEFPDRTEFVCLNKQNVIGKAVIRLPGKHNVKNALAVIAAAVSLGLDAKDVLEVLGGFEGMDRRLMKKAEINDICVYDDYAHHPTEIKASLNGMRQRYDGRRIFCIFQPHQYSRTRFLLKDFADSFKLADLTIVPEIYFVRDTEKSKNEVNSQMLVDEIKKNGSNAMFINSFESICEFLKSNVKSGDILMTMGAGNVWKVADEYIQWLRTNS comes from the coding sequence ATGGAAAAGAAATCGCCAGCGGAAGGCAAATGTTATCATTTTATTGGTATCGGCGGCGTAGGCACCAGCGCGTTGGCAGCTATCCTGATGAAGGAAAAAGCTTTTGTCAGCGGCTCCGATATGCAAAATTCCAATCTCACCGAAAGGCTTACCGATGACGGTGCGGTCGTAAAAATCGGTCATCAAGCCGAGAACCTGCCCGAAAAATTGGACGGAGTCATCGTTTCGGCGGCTGTAAAAGACGATAATCCTGAACTGCTCGAAGCACGAAAAAGACACATCCCAATCTATAAATATGCTCAAATGCTGGGGTTAGTGATGGACAGGTACAAGGGTGTCGCCATCTCCGGCACTCACGGCAAAAGCACAACCACCGGCTGGCTCGTTTGTGTGCTCAAAAATCTTGGTATTGACCCAAATTTCGTTGTAGGTGCCGACATTATGCAGTACGGCGTTTCGTCCGGCGTAGGCAATGGCGATTGCTTTGTCGCAGAGGCTTGCGAATATGACAGGAGTTTCCTGAATCTTCGGCCGCAGGTCGGGGTTATTCTGAATGTTGAGCCTGACCATCTTGATTATTATGCCGATATTCACGAGATTGTCGAAGCGTTCGGCGATTTCACTAATGGTATCAGGCCTGACGGTACGCTGGTTGCCTGGGGTGAGGATAAAAATGTCGCGAAACTGCTGTCTAAATTCCGCAGGGATAAAAATATTCTGACATTCGGTCTTTCTGATAAATTCGATTACTCGGCAAAAGACATAACAGAATTTCCAGACAGGACGGAATTTGTCTGTCTTAACAAACAAAATGTAATCGGCAAAGCTGTTATTCGTCTGCCGGGCAAACATAACGTTAAAAACGCTCTTGCGGTAATCGCCGCGGCGGTATCGCTCGGACTTGACGCCAAAGACGTGCTTGAAGTGCTTGGCGGGTTTGAAGGTATGGACAGGCGGCTGATGAAAAAGGCCGAGATTAACGATATTTGCGTTTATGACGATTACGCTCATCATCCGACTGAAATTAAGGCGAGTTTGAATGGTATGCGGCAGCGATACGATGGCAGGAGGATTTTCTGTATTTTCCAGCCGCACCAGTACAGCCGGACGCGATTTTTGCTGAAGGATTTTGCCGACAGCTTCAAACTGGCGGATTTGACGATTGTGCCGGAGATTTATTTCGTGCGAGATACGGAAAAATCGAAAAATGAAGTCAACTCACAAATGCTCGTCGATGAAATCAAGAAAAACGGCAGTAATGCGATGTTTATCAATTCTTTTGAAAGCATTTGCGAATTTTTGAAAAGTAATGTAAAATCCGGCGATATTTTAATGACTATGGGAGCTGGTAATGTCTGGAAAGTTGCGGACGAATATATTCAGTGGCTTAGAACAAATAGTTGA
- the murB gene encoding UDP-N-acetylmuramate dehydrogenase produces the protein MSGKLRTNIFSGLEQIVEKDYALSEMTWFGLGGKAEYFVRPANAEQLAEVVRRCGEHNVPLRVLGFGSNLLVRDEGVKGVVIKLDGEEFCKVEPVDGLFVAGGGADLSKLVLNCVRKGLGGLESLAGIPGSIGGAVRMNAGGNFGDIGAVIESVVLMDNQGKIFEKSRPELAFDYRHSNITTKIILAAKLKLVEADPNQLLRSVKEVWIYKKNTQPLNMKSAGCVFKNPRGMSAGAMIDRSGLKGTKVGGAMVSEKHANFIVAEKGCKSGDVISLIDTIKKKVKEKFDVALELEIEIW, from the coding sequence ATGTCTGGAAAGTTGCGGACGAATATATTCAGTGGCTTAGAACAAATAGTTGAAAAAGACTACGCTTTAAGCGAAATGACATGGTTTGGTTTGGGCGGCAAAGCCGAATATTTTGTTCGGCCTGCGAATGCCGAGCAGCTTGCGGAAGTGGTGCGCCGATGCGGCGAACACAATGTTCCGCTGCGCGTGCTGGGATTCGGGTCGAATCTTCTTGTCCGCGATGAAGGCGTTAAGGGCGTTGTCATAAAATTGGACGGCGAGGAATTCTGCAAAGTCGAACCGGTTGACGGCCTTTTTGTTGCAGGCGGCGGAGCGGATTTGAGTAAACTCGTTCTGAACTGCGTTCGCAAAGGGCTCGGCGGACTGGAGTCGCTTGCGGGTATTCCTGGTTCAATCGGCGGCGCGGTGCGAATGAACGCCGGCGGAAATTTTGGCGATATCGGCGCTGTGATTGAATCGGTTGTTCTGATGGACAATCAGGGCAAGATTTTTGAAAAGTCCCGGCCGGAACTTGCGTTCGATTACAGACATTCAAATATAACCACGAAAATAATTCTTGCGGCAAAATTAAAATTGGTCGAGGCTGACCCCAATCAGTTATTGCGGTCTGTTAAGGAAGTCTGGATTTATAAAAAAAATACGCAGCCTTTGAATATGAAAAGTGCCGGCTGTGTTTTCAAAAATCCTCGCGGTATGAGCGCAGGCGCGATGATTGACCGCTCCGGCCTGAAGGGCACTAAAGTCGGCGGTGCAATGGTTAGCGAAAAACACGCGAATTTTATCGTCGCTGAAAAAGGATGCAAAAGCGGCGATGTTATTTCATTGATAGATACAATCAAAAAGAAAGTAAAAGAAAAATTCGATGTTGCACTCGAGTTGGAAATAGAAATCTGGTAA
- a CDS encoding D-alanine--D-alanine ligase yields MDLNISGDLKVAVLMGAVGSERQVSLTSGKCVADALRKVASLEVIEHDFLPDKPYILDDKSIDIFFLVFHGEFGEGGDMQEICERKRLLFTGCDSKSSRIAFDKMACKKALQAAGVPTPPVVEIRKSKELAGLNQKLNFSADGKFVVKPIRNGSSVGVQIVTGADSAAAAAEECYYEFGDCMIEKFITGREITVGIVDDKVLPVIEIRTSRDFYNYDAKYNDDQTQYLFDTIQDEALLAKINNVAMKSFKAVGCRDFSRIDLIIGGDGVPYVIEINTIPGFTSHSLLPKAAAKTGMDMTQLCMRIIQTTLRRKA; encoded by the coding sequence ATGGATTTAAATATATCAGGCGATTTAAAAGTTGCGGTATTGATGGGGGCGGTTGGTTCTGAACGTCAGGTAAGTCTGACCAGCGGAAAGTGCGTTGCCGATGCGCTGCGGAAAGTCGCGTCGCTTGAGGTGATCGAGCACGATTTTCTGCCTGACAAACCATACATCCTTGACGACAAGAGCATAGACATATTCTTTCTTGTATTTCACGGAGAATTCGGCGAAGGCGGCGATATGCAGGAGATTTGTGAACGTAAACGATTGTTGTTCACCGGCTGCGATTCGAAGTCGAGCAGAATTGCGTTTGACAAAATGGCTTGTAAGAAAGCGCTTCAGGCTGCTGGTGTTCCGACGCCGCCGGTTGTGGAAATCCGAAAATCCAAAGAGCTTGCCGGTTTAAATCAAAAACTAAATTTCTCCGCTGATGGAAAATTTGTCGTTAAACCAATACGAAACGGAAGCAGCGTTGGTGTGCAGATTGTTACAGGCGCTGACAGTGCAGCGGCGGCAGCGGAAGAATGTTATTACGAGTTCGGCGATTGTATGATTGAAAAATTTATCACTGGTCGCGAAATTACGGTCGGTATTGTCGATGATAAAGTTCTGCCGGTTATAGAAATCAGGACATCGAGAGATTTTTATAATTATGACGCGAAGTATAATGACGATCAGACTCAATATCTGTTTGACACAATTCAGGATGAGGCGCTGCTGGCCAAAATTAATAATGTCGCGATGAAAAGTTTTAAAGCTGTCGGATGCAGAGATTTCAGCAGAATAGACCTGATTATCGGCGGCGACGGTGTTCCTTATGTTATAGAAATTAACACGATTCCCGGCTTTACGTCGCATTCATTATTGCCGAAAGCCGCGGCCAAAACAGGAATGGATATGACCCAACTGTGTATGAGAATTATTCAGACGACTTTGAGAAGGAAAGCATAG